The DNA sequence TTCAGACTTACCGAAATGATGGCAGAACCTATGCTGCGCAACTGGAAACGGCCATTGCCGACGTCTTGCGCCCACAAGGTTCTGCTATTTCCTTTTCAACGCCCAATAATCAGCTCGGATTGGCGTATGTCAAAGAAAATGAACAATTCCCCGAACCTATGGAAACGGCCATCGTGCTTAGGCGAGGTGCCGGGCACAACGACAGTGAAGCTTTTGGACAAGAATTTGCAAGTGGCACCGCCATTCGCGAATGGTCCCTCCACCACGGGAAAGAAACCGAAAGGGAGGACATGGGCAGGTTTGTGCCGCAAGAGACCTTAGAGGCGCTGGAGAGGCGCCCTCTGCTTGATTGGGCCTCTTACTGGGCGATGCTGCAATATCAGCTCATGCTGCTTTCACATACGGAACTCCGGAACATCTATCAGGTGGAAGAAGGCCTGGAGTACAGACTGAAAAAGGAGGCCGAGGATGCAGCTGATTTTATGGCCTTCATTCGGCGCATGAAGAACAAGCGTTGGACGTGGGCTCGGCTGCAGCGGGTTTGTTCCTATATTTTGTTGGGGATAACCAAGGACGAAGCGGATTCTTTCCAGAAAAAAGCGGACACAATCCGCTTGCTCGGGTTTACAGAGGCCGGAAGACGCTATCTGAACAGCTTGAAAAAAAACACGGATACTCCGATCGTCACGAAATTGCGTGAGCCCCATACAGCGGACTTGCAACTGGAAATCAGGAGCGACCGCATCTATCGTTTGGGGGGCCTTCCGGTTTTGGAGGAGCAGAATTTCACCCGGTCGCCCATTTACATCCGCAATGAGCCGAGGAATCCGTTCTAATTTTTTTGATAAAATTAATGAAAACTTTAATGAAAAATCGCAAGAAGCGTTTGACTGACTACAACCAAAGAAATATAATGGATAGGTTAATAGATGCTAGAACCGTTAATGTTCGGTTTTAGGCACTAAGGAGGACAATCAAATGAGCGAAGAAGCCAACTCCGTCAGTTTCGTTCCCGTAATCGTAGGGGGAAACAGAGGAGCCTATAGTTTGGCCAGAGCTTTCTATGAAGCGTACCAAGTTAAAACGAATCTCATCAGCCCGATGATCATAGGCCCTATCGGCAATTCCCGTATCATCAAGCATTACATCCAACCGGGAATCGATGACCTGGATCATTTTTTTGAGACCATTCAACAAATCGGCCGTGACTATCCGAATATGAAAAAAATCATCTTCGGGGCAGACGATCGCTATGCAGAACTGTTGATCCGAACGAAGGACCGCTTCAGTGATGATTGGATCATTCCGTATGTGGATGAAGATGTATTCCTGCGGGCGACCAATAAAGAAAGTTTCTACGCCATCTGTGAAAAAGCAGGTGTTCCTTATCCGAAGACTGTAGTCATGGATGAATTTTCACTGGAATTGCCGTTTGAATTTCCGATCATCATCAAGCCATCGAATGCCATCCTGTATCAGGGGCTGCATTTTGAAGGCAAAGAAAAAGTCTTCATCGGCCGCGATGAAAAAGATCTTGAACGCATCTATCATTTAGTGCGCGACAACGGCTATACAGACAACCTGATCCTGCAGGAGTACGTGTCCGGTGATGACACTTACCTTGGTGTCGTAACGGTCTACACATCTCCAAGGGACAAGGAAATCAAGCTGATTGCGTTCGGCCACATCCTTTTGGAAGACCATACACCATCCGCCATCGGAAACCATCTGACGATCTGGGCAAGGGAAGAGCAGAAAATCGTTGCTTCCGTCCAAAAACTGATTGCGGAAACCGAGTTTTATGGTTTCTCCAATTTTGACGTGAAGTACGATGAGCGCAAAGATGACTATGTTTTCTTTGAACTGAACGGGCGTCTGGGCGTCAGCAACTATTATGTCACCGCCAGCGGGAATAATGTAGCGAAATACTATATTGAAGATTACATAGCCAAGAAAAAACTTGGGGTCACGATCAACACGAATGAAGCCTTGTTCACTATGACACCAAAGAATCTTTTGCTGAAGTATGTCAAGTCCGATGTGTTGCGGAAAAAAGTAAAAGAGCTGTACAAAGATGGGAAAGTAGTGCACCCTTTGGATGCGCCTTTTGAAGTCAGCCCGAAAAGAAAATTCTATGTGCTGGCTTCTAAATTCAACTATTACAAAAAATTCAGAGAGCATCCGCCAGAGGAATGATCTGAATAAAGAAACAAACGGGAAACGAGGGATGAGAAAGTATGAAAAAATTTTTTGGTATTCTTGGAGGAATGGGAACGCTGGCGACGACCAATTTTCTCGTTGAAATGAACAAGCGTCATTTCCCTGAAAACGACCAAGATTATTTCAATT is a window from the Trichococcus shcherbakoviae genome containing:
- a CDS encoding nucleotidyltransferase encodes the protein MKACGVIAEYNPFHNGHRYQLSEARRMTKSDVMVVAMSGNFVQRGAPALLDKWTRAEIALRNGADIVVEMPVLGSVQAADLFAKAGIRLLQAMQCDAFAFGAEEGTAEDFVSHSRFLREHEAEIDRIFQTYRNDGRTYAAQLETAIADVLRPQGSAISFSTPNNQLGLAYVKENEQFPEPMETAIVLRRGAGHNDSEAFGQEFASGTAIREWSLHHGKETEREDMGRFVPQETLEALERRPLLDWASYWAMLQYQLMLLSHTELRNIYQVEEGLEYRLKKEAEDAADFMAFIRRMKNKRWTWARLQRVCSYILLGITKDEADSFQKKADTIRLLGFTEAGRRYLNSLKKNTDTPIVTKLREPHTADLQLEIRSDRIYRLGGLPVLEEQNFTRSPIYIRNEPRNPF
- a CDS encoding carbamoyl phosphate synthase-like protein; its protein translation is MSEEANSVSFVPVIVGGNRGAYSLARAFYEAYQVKTNLISPMIIGPIGNSRIIKHYIQPGIDDLDHFFETIQQIGRDYPNMKKIIFGADDRYAELLIRTKDRFSDDWIIPYVDEDVFLRATNKESFYAICEKAGVPYPKTVVMDEFSLELPFEFPIIIKPSNAILYQGLHFEGKEKVFIGRDEKDLERIYHLVRDNGYTDNLILQEYVSGDDTYLGVVTVYTSPRDKEIKLIAFGHILLEDHTPSAIGNHLTIWAREEQKIVASVQKLIAETEFYGFSNFDVKYDERKDDYVFFELNGRLGVSNYYVTASGNNVAKYYIEDYIAKKKLGVTINTNEALFTMTPKNLLLKYVKSDVLRKKVKELYKDGKVVHPLDAPFEVSPKRKFYVLASKFNYYKKFREHPPEE